A window of Rhizoctonia solani chromosome 5, complete sequence genomic DNA:
TAATTCGTTTCACCCCACACTGAGTTGTTGGATCAGGTGGCTAGCACCGGTTGGGAGACCTATGTTCGCTCTCAACCGAGGCCAAGTATTTCACTAACTCAACATCTTGACGCAATTTCACCACTAAGGAGGGCTCGTTACATACATCTTACAGATCGCGCCTGGGCCTCTCGTAATTCGATTGTCAGGCCTCTTGCTCTCAGCCATTACTCCATCAAGGATGCCTCGCCTTGCCTTGTTGCGACCCCTTCGATGCTCATCATAGCCGTCGCAAATGCGCTACATGTATACAGCTTCTTGAATGAGGGTGATGTACGATGGAGGGGCCACGTTGCGCTCCACCGCGACAGTGCGCACGATGACATTACCGGCCTCGGGGTCCTAAGTCAGGTGAATCCTGGACGAGGCGAGTGTGTTATAGCGTCTCTCGCAAGCGGCAGGCTACTACGGGTACGACTATCACCAAACGACGAACCGCTGAAAGCGACTGTTACAGCTCACTATACCCACCCAGCCACACATATAACTTCTCTCAGTACAAGCCGATGGGAAAGCAAGGCGGGCCTAACTCTCACAACTGCGGTTGGCCGGCTAGTGTCGCTGTACAACACTCGATCTCCTTGGATCGAGCCTACACGGATAGAAATGCCAACACTCACCGCAGTTCCCGGGAAGAAGCGGGTTCGACTTTGGTGTTCAATCATTGCGCAGTCGGACTCCCTCGCAGTTGCCGGTTCTACACAGCTTTTTTTAAATCCAATCCTACCCACTGGGTTAGGAACGCAGGGTACGGCTCTACCTGGACCAGCCAAAACCTCTACCTGTTATGCCCTTGCTCATCCCCCTGACGGCGGAAGGGACTTGATATTAAGTGGTTGGCACGACGGATTTGTGCGGATGTACGACCTCCGAACAAGAGCCGTTGAATTGACTATGCACGATCCTTGGTCAGACTCTGCTGTGTACTGTGTTGGCGCTGGGGGTGGGTCTGGAGCGCATGTTGTGGCTGGGTACTCAAATCATGGAATTGTTAGTAATCATTTCTCACCTGCTTGACTGAAAACCCAACACCACCGTCCCAGGTCGCCATATTTGATATTCGCTCGCCCACCAATGGGTATACGATTTATTCTCCATCATCTACACGAAGTCCACCCCGTCCACGCAATGGCCTCACTCAGGTATCCTCGCTTCACGTCGAGGGCGCTCGAATATTCGGGACAACTCCTCACCTTCCGTTCGTAGTCGATTTTGGTCCAGATGTAACGCGAGACACATACCCGCCTGTTAAGGAGGTACCCGACCGAATGTCGCGAGACGGCAGGAGTTTTTATTATGCGGGTTACACTCACGCCAGAGGGCATCCTGAACTAGTGCAATCCCTTTAGCCAAGTACGACCGGTGCTGACTATCTACTGGGGTTCGTGAGTGGGCCAAACGGAGATGCTGGGCGCGGAATTCAGCAAGGCTTAGATTGGCAGACCTAGTTCAGCAGTAGCAGAGCTTTGTTAGCGCAAGGTCCCACCCAAAGATTTAGATTGTACTCTATTCTTGAGATTCCATTCCCATGCCTC
This region includes:
- a CDS encoding F-box protein, giving the protein MAKQLVQKYDRGDSLLLDLPIDIFIAILKKLDVKDLAMLSRVCWVLHDIVASTGWETYVRSQPRPSISLTQHLDAISPLRRARYIHLTDRAWASRNSIVRPLALSHYSIKDASPCLVATPSMLIIAVANALHVYSFLNEGDVRWRGHVALHRDSAHDDITGLGVLSQVNPGRGECVIASLASGRLLRVRLSPNDEPLKATVTAHYTHPATHITSLSTSRWESKAGLTLTTAVGRLVSLYNTRSPWIEPTRIEMPTLTAVPGKKRVRLWCSIIAQSDSLAVAGSTQLFLNPILPTGLGTQGTALPGPAKTSTCYALAHPPDGGRDLILSGWHDGFVRMYDLRTRAVELTMHDPWSDSAVYCVGAGGGSGAHVVAGYSNHGIVAIFDIRSPTNGYTIYSPSSTRSPPRPRNGLTQVSSLHVEGARIFGTTPHLPFVVDFGPDVTRDTYPPVKEVPDRMSRDGRSFYYAGYTHARGHPELVQSL